In Lolium rigidum isolate FL_2022 chromosome 7, APGP_CSIRO_Lrig_0.1, whole genome shotgun sequence, the DNA window CGTCTTCCTCCGAAGAGAAAGCGCTGGCGGAGGGCATTGTCAAGACCGCCCCTGACCGCCCCTCCATCCTGCTCCACGAAAGCCTGCATTTTTACCCTGTCAAAAAGAAGGACATCACCGGTAGCAGCAACATGGTAATGGTGTTCAGCACCACGGCCGAGTCCTTCCGGTGGATGACCGCGCCCCCGGATGATGTTCTGGCCTCCGCCACCTTGTTCGAGATGGACGGCAAGCTCGGCCTCTCCAGCGTCAGTGATGACATGACACAAGTCGACATCCGCGTGCTGCAGGACTATGGCAGCGAGGTGTGGGAATTCAAGCTCAGGCTGAAATTGCCGGCCGTGGAGATGAACCTCTCGGCCGCGCGGCGCAGTTTCATAGAGGTGGTTGTGAGTGAGGACGGCGGCGTGCTGGTCTCCAATTTCAGCCGGATTGCTCATGCTGACGCTGAGGGCACGTTGTTGTCGGATTTCCAGTATCCTGAACAGAGCCTGATGATTGTTCCGTATAAGCTCAAAAAAAGCCTTCTCCGTCATGCATTCTTCCCCAGTCGAGACGCTGAAGATGCCAATGCTTCGCTTTCACCTTTTATGTGATGACTGTTAGGTGAGGTGGTACTTCCTTATGGTCTTATTTTTGCCTCTGCATCTCAATGGTTCGAATGATGTTTGATTGCACCCAAACTACATGTTAACACACATACCATGTCGATGTTACACATGCCAGCTACATATCCTCCAAACTTACGGTAATTCGTGCCTAAAATTTCAATGAAAAAATGAATTTGCATACATTTCGTTCCCTAAACATTACATGGAACAATGGGGCAAAGCTCAAATGCTGATCAACTCAGTTATCTTTCGAGCTGAGGTTTGGGCAATGGCATTAGTGAGTCCTTTGCTCTTGATGGACCCCTTCCATTGATGAACCTGTTCAAACTTGGGAACCATTTTTCTGTAGCTTTTGAACTAATTCTGAAGATGAAATCTTACATTTGTTTCTTGTGATCTTTAACTGGAGATCAATTTTAGATATTTAATAATTAAATGGTTCTCTTATATAAGACTCTTGGTGTTATGGTATCAACCCTGAAGTAGAGAGTTGTCAAAACTAAATAACAATTAGAGAGTCCATTTTGGATATTTAATTTAAATGATTCTGTTATAGAAGACTTTTGGTGCTATGGTATCAACCCTGAAGTGGAGTCTTGGAGTcatttcatgtttggtcatgcatAATAAGCACAAGGAAAAGAACTTGCAGTAAGCACAATAAACAATCCTCTAGGTTGTATCTCCTCTGAACTGAGATGCTAAGTAAGAATTACTAACATTTTTTCTACAAACATCGTGCTGGAATTGGGATGTGTTGCAGAAGTACAAGTACTACTGAAATGGTAGGATTGATAGTCTCAGCTTATAGAAACTTGTTACAAATGATAATATGATCCATTGTTAAAGCATATATGGGCTGAAATTGGGATGCGTTGCAGACATACAAGCACAACTGTAATGGTAGGATTGATAATCTTAGCTTCAAGAAACTTGTTACTAATGATGATGTGATCCGTTGTTAAAGCATATATGCACTGTCTGTTCAGAGAACATTGTCTGTTCACCTCCTCAACTTAGGCTCTTCACAGTTGATGTCCTGATGTTTGGTCCCGCCCAGTTTTAAAAACATATGGTATATATGATGTTGTTGGGTCAGAGAACAGTGTCTGACTCTATGTTCATCTCAACTGAGGCTCTTCACAGTTGATCTCCTGACTGGTCTTGCCCAGTGTTGCAAACATTTTGTACTAAGGGTCACATTCACAGCTTAGCAGTTTGTAAATACCAAAATCTGATTGAAATGCTTTGTACTGTGAAAACTGAATAGTTGCCTAACCTTCACCATTTTATTTGCAGCAATACTGATGCCATTTCAAAAGCAGCACTGACCGGGTGATGAGCTTGCTCCAATTATTTGGCCAGAGCCTTGGTTTATCATCAATCTGTTGATCCCAACATGACCGTGAACCAATGACTAAAGACTATAACTCCTTTTTGTTCTGATTTCATGTGTTACCTGCATTAGTAGGCCACTGTTGACGTCTGGTTCAGATTTCAGTGACAGCATGTCACTTGTGTCTTATGTAACCTTGATGGTTTTACGGTCTTTGTGTATTCTTCTCTATTTGATCTTTATATCTACTTACAGAAACGCCTTAGCAgctggaaaggtaaattgctgtccctgggaggaagattgatactcattaattcggtactaacaaatatggtactgtatatgttatctttcttcctattgccaaaaggaattctgcacaaactcgattattatcgatccagattcttttggcaaggggacagcgagaaaaggaagtatcgactggttaaatggagtatagtttgtagtcccaaagatcaaggcgggcttggagttcatgatctAGAGGTCAAGAATTCggctctgctgggtaaatggctttttaagctccttaccgaggatgggatttggcaaactattcttcggagaaagtatataggCTCCcagacgttatcccaagtggtttggaaacctggggattcacacttcgggctggtctaatggcgacaaaaaatacCTTTTTTCGCTATGGAactttctcaattaagaatggagcacagatacggttctgggaagatgcttggttagacaatgcacccctaagcgaacagtatcctgcgttgtatagAATCGTTCATCGCAAAGGAGATACCATTGCTACGAGTAATGGCTTCCtctccaccgaatgtgacgttcggacgagttttgctaggacaaagGCTATTGGCGTGGAATACCTTAGTTCAAAGGCTGGAGGATATTAATTTATCACCGGAACTCCGATGAATTTAGGTGGAACTTACATGTAGATGGTTCTTTCtcggtcaaatctttatacaatgctatACTTCATT includes these proteins:
- the LOC124673091 gene encoding uncharacterized protein LOC124673091, producing the protein MAPPPETAPASASAAATQHRGGIPDEIIIWEIVPRLPARALLRCRAVCRSWRKALTSKSNSDLLLAHHRLQPSLPIASCFQLARHDLRAVALAPRSAALAPVSTLRHPTLQVRASCDGLLVLSLSPANYYVCNPATRQWLLQPFFPHFLGFYPHRPSGEYRILHGTGPPSRNRKASYSVFTVGSRKPRGIGRPAASSSEEKALAEGIVKTAPDRPSILLHESLHFYPVKKKDITGSSNMVMVFSTTAESFRWMTAPPDDVLASATLFEMDGKLGLSSVSDDMTQVDIRVLQDYGSEVWEFKLRLKLPAVEMNLSAARRSFIEVVVSEDGGVLVSNFSRIAHADAEGTLLSDFQYPEQSLMIVPYKLKKSLLRHAFFPSRDAEDANASLSPFM